The genomic interval CGCGTGAAGGGATGGCTCAGTCGGTTCGTTGCAGCGAGCGCCAGAGCCATCCCCAGCGCAGCTCCACGTCTTCGAAGGGGGGAAGCCGGATGAGGGAGTCGCCCTCGCTGTAGACACCCAGCTCGGCCCATTGTCCGTCGCGCAGCTCGCTGACGGTGAGCGTGCGTGAGACCAGGTCGATGAGCCACAGGTGCCGGATGCCGAGCCTCGCGTAGAACGGGCGCTTGATGTTCAGGTCATACGTATGCGTCGACGGCGACAGGATTTCGCAGACCCAATCGGGAGGGAGGGTCCACTGTCGCTCCGGGAGTGTGGCGACACGTTCGCGTCGCCACCCCGCGAGGTCTGGAACGAACTCGGGGGAGCCTTCTGCTCGGGTGCCGGGCTCGACCATGAGCCACCATCCGCCCGGCCCTGGGTTGCCGAGCTGGAAGGGACCATCCAGCTCTCCAAACAATCTCAGCCCAAGATAGACATGTCCGCCCCCGGGGCGGGCATGCGCGTACAGCGCACCATCGATGATCTCGCCCACGACGCCCTCAGGCAGAGCCTCGATGTCGGCGAGGGTTGCGACACCCTCTGTTTCGCGTTTGCCGTAGGCCATGCCTCGAGTGCGGAGAGAGCAAGGCCCCCTGACAAGCAGCGGCAACTACCTGGCGTCGGACGACTCCACGAGAGGCCAGAGTTCCCCGAGCCGCAGTTCGACTTCCTCGAACGGCGCGGCACGAATGACATCGTCATCACCGTACACACCCAGCTCGGTCCAGTGTCCGTCACGCAGCTCGCTCACCGTGAGCGTGCGCGACTCCACGTCGATGAACCACAGATGCCGGATGCCGATGCGCGCGTAGAACGGGCGCTTGATGCGCTGGTCATATCCACGCGTGGAAGGTGAAAGGATTTCACAAGCCCAGTCTGGCGCCAGACGCCACGACGTCGATGGCAGCCGTGCGATGCGCTCCTTGCGCCACCCCGCCACGTCCGGGATGAACTCCGGCGAGCCTTCCAGTTCGATGCCGGGCTCTACCTGAATCCACCAACCCCCGGGGCCGCCTCGTCCCTGCTGGAATGCTCCCCAGAGCTCGGCATGCAAACTTCCCAGGATATCCATATGCCCAGGTCTTGGCTGGGCATGCACATACAACGTCCCATCGATGATCTCGCCCACGACGCCCTCAGGCAGAGCCTCGATGTCGGCGAGGGTTGCGACACCCTCTGTTTCGCGTTTGCCGTAGGCCATGCCTCGAGTGTGGAGATAGCAAGGCCCTCTGACAAGCCGCGCCGCTGCGAGCGGACGTCTACAACTAGAGCTTCAACTTCTTGAACACGGATTCCGGGATGCTCTTGATGATGAGCATGATGAGCGCCCAGATGCCGGGGACGTAGACCTCGTTCTTGCGCGAGTCCGCGGCGCGCAAGAGCCCGCGTGCCACCTTCTCCGGCGAGGCGAACAGCTTGTTCTTCGGCAGGTGCGCCGTCATCGGTGTGTCCACGAAGCCCGGCTTCACTGTCACCACCGCCACGTTGGACTTCGCCAGGCGGTTGCGCAGCCCCTGGAGGAACACGTTCAGCGCGCCCTTCGACGCGCCGTACACGTAGTTGCTCTGCCGGCCCCGGTCTCCCGCCACCGACGAGATGACCACCAGCGTGCCCGCCTTCTGCGCCTCGAAGCGGTTGGCCAACGGCGTCAAGAGCGACACGGCGCTCATGAAGTTGGTGCGCAGCACCGCCTCCGTCGCCGTCCACGTGGCCTGCGACTCCGCCTGGTCTCCCAGCACGCCGTGCGCGAGGACCACGCCATCCAACCCACCCAACGCCTGGAACGCCCCCTCCACCAACGCCTCATGCGTGGCGAAGTCGTTCAGGTCCACCGCCTTCGACTCCACCTTCGCGGCACCCCGCGTGGCGGCATCCTTCGTCACCGCGTCCAGGTTCGCCGCGTTGCGGCCCACGAGGTACAGCGAGGCACCCCGCGCGGCGAGCAGCCGCACCGTGGCCTGGGCAATGGCGCTGGTGGCGCCGAGGACGAGCACTTTCTTCATGGTGTGAGGAATCTCGGAAAAGAGGTCAGCGAAGCGCAAGCACCGACGGGGGATGCGGCGCCCCCGCGGCCCGCTCCGACTCGAGCGAGAAGGGCAGGGCCACCGGATTCATCCGCCGCCAGAACGACGAGGAGAACGCCGGGTCCATATACCCCGCGAACTCCACGCGGCGCGGGAAGTACGCCGCGAAGCTCTCCGGGCTCATCCGTGCATCCTTCGCCGGATACACCGCGCCCCCCGCCTCGCGCGTCACCCGGTCCAACTCCTCCACCAGCCGGTACGTCTTCTCTCCCCGGTTGGCGAAGTCCATGGCCAGCGTCACGCCCTTGCGCGGGAAGGACAGCCAACCCGGTGAGGGAATGTCTCCAAACGTCTTCAACACAGACAAGAAGCTGGGCAGCCCCCCACGAGAGCTTCGCTCCAGGATGTCCTTCAGCGCGTCGCGCGCCGTCGAATACGGCACCACGCACTGGAACTGGAGGAAGCCGCGGCTGCCATAGATGCGGTTCCACCCGTAGATGGCATCCAGCGGATAGAAGAACGGGTCGTAGTGCGTCAGCCGCTGCTTGGGCCTGCCGTTCTGCCGGTGGAAGTACAGCCAGTTGAACGCCGACACCGTCAGCCGGTTCAGGCAGAAGGACGGCATGTCCATCGGCACCGCCAACCCGATGCCATGCGACAGGTGGCTCTTGGCGAGCGGCAACCCGTCGAACTGCGGCGGCGCGAAGTTGCCCCGGTACAACAACCCCCGGCCCACCTTCTTGCCGCGCGCCAGGCAGTCCACCCACGCCATGGTGAACTGGTAGTCGGCCTCGGACTCGCGCGCCACGACCAGGAACTCGTCCAGGTTCGCGAGCGGCACCGTCTCCTGGAGCACGTACGGGTTGCTGATGGGCTTGAGCTGCACCTCCGCCCACGTGATGAGCCCCGTCAGCCCCAGGCCACCAATCGTCGCGCCGTACCAGTCCGGGTTCTCATCCGGAGCGCAGACGCGGCGGCTGCCATCCGAGCGCACCAGCTCGAAGCGGCGCACGTAGCGGCCAAAGGTGCCCGCGCAGTGGTGGTTCTTGCCATGCACGTCGTTGGCGATGGCCCCGCCCACCGTGACGAACTTCGTCCCCGGCGTCACCGGCAGGAACCAGCCTCGCGGCGCGGCCAGCCGCAGAATCATGTCCAGCGTGACGCCCGCCTCGCAGCGCACCACGCCCGTGGACGGGTCGAAGGCGATGAACCGGTCCAACCCCGCGGTGAGCAGCAGCGTCCCGCCCCCATTCAGGCAGGAGTCGCCGTAGCTGCGTCCCAGTCCGTGCGGCAACACCGGACCAGACACCTCCGGCAATGTGTCCGAGCGCCACGTCAGCGGCTGCGTGCGCTGCTCGACTCGGGGGTAGCGCCCCCAGGACTCCAATGGCTTCATCGAGGAAGACCTCTCATGTGGCCGCCCACAACACCAGCGCCGCGACGGCCCCCACCGCGTAGCTCACCCGGTCCTTGAGCGCGAAGACGAGCGGATCCTCATTCACCTCACCCCGGTGCGCCAGCACCCACACGCGCCCCACCCAGTAGAGCATCACCGGGCACAGCAGCCAGAGCCGCTCGGGGTGGTCGTAGTACGCCGTCACCTCCTTGGAGGAGATGTAGAGCGCCAGAACCAGCACGGACACCTGGCCCGCCGCCGCGCCCAGGCTCGCGAGCTGCTCGTAGTCCTGCGACAGGTAGCCGCGCCCGTGCGCGGACGTCTCGTTGGACTGCCGCAGCCGCCGCACCTCGCTCAGCCGCTTCACCAGCGCCAGCGACAGGAACAGGAACATGCTGAACATCAACAGCCAGCTCGACGTGGGCACGCCCACCGCCAACGAGCCGCCGAAGATGCGCACCGTGTACAGGCCCGCCAGCACCAGCACGTCCAGCATCACCACCTGCTTGAGCCGCAGCGAGTACGCCAGCGTCAGCGCGTAGTACGCCGCCAGCAGCGCCCCGAAGGCCGGAGGCAACAGCAGACACACCGCCGCGCCCGCGATGAGCAGCACCGGCGCCAGCACCACGCCCACGCTCACCGGCAACGTACACGCCGCGAACGGGCGCTTCTTCTTCGACGGATGGCGCCGGTCCGCTTCCAGGTCCAGCAAGTCATTGAGCACGTACACGCTGGAGGCACACAGGCTGAAGGCCACGAAGCCCAGCGCGGCCTCGGTCACCAGGTTCACGGAGGCCGCCTTGTGCGCGGCCAGCATCGGCACGAAGACGAGCGCGTTCTTCGCCCACTGGTGCACGCGCAGGGCCTTCACCCAGACGCGGAGGCTCCGGGAGGGCTTCTCGAACACGCGGGCGACGGGGCGCCCCAGCCCTTGCGCCTGCTTGAGCACGCTTGGGGGGGCGTTGACCACCACCACCTCGCGAGACTCGCGCCACAGCGGCAGGTCCACCGCGTCGTTGCCCGCGTAGTCGAACGTGCCCAGCGCCGCCTTCAGCTTCGCCAGCTTGCGCGTGCCCGACAGGTTCTGCGTGCCGTTGCTCGCGTGGACCTCCGAGAAGATGCCCAGGTGCGCGGCCACCGCGTCCGCGATGCGCTGGTCCGCCGCCGTGGCCAGCACCAGCTTGCGGCCCTTCGCCTTCTCCTCCTGGAGATACGCGAGCAGCTCTTCGTTGTACGGCAGGTGCCGGGCGTCCAGCGCCGCCCGCCGGGCCACCTCCGCCTTGAAGTACGACTTGCCCTTGAGCACCCACAAAGGCATCAGCAACAGCAGCCAGGGCGCGCGCTTGAAAAGGACGAGCAGGTTCTCGTGCAGCGTGTCGGTGCGCACCAGGGTTCCGTCGAGGTCGACGGCGAGCGCCACGTCAGCCGGGTTTGCGGAAAGAGAGGATTCAGGACGCATGGGAAGCGGAGGGCGGAAACTAGCCCATGGCGCCCCCCGAGAGGGAGGACGGAATGCATGGCTGTCCGCCCGCTGGGAGGCCCGTCAATCGAGCCGGGCGATGAGGAGGGTCTGCAGGGGGAGATGGCGGATGGGCCGGCTGCTCTCGATGCGGTAACCGGCGTCGTCCAGGAAGCCCTCCACCTCCGCGGGGGTGTAGGCCGCCGCGCCCGACGTGACGAAGTAGTGCAGGCCGATGAGGGGCGCGGAGCTGGTGGGCGCCTGGATGTCCTCGCGCAGGTACTCCAGCACCGCCAATGTCCCCTTGGGCGACAGCGCGCCCCGGATGCGGCGCAGGAGCGCCACGTTCTGCGCGGGCGTCAGGTGGTGCATCACCTGGAACAGCAGCACCCCGTCGTAGGTGCCCCCCAGTTCGGCGGTGAGGATGTCCCCGGCCTGATGCGTGACGAGGTGGCTCAGCCCCGCGGAGGAGATGATGTCCCGGCCCACGCGGGCGCTGCCCTCCAAATCCAACACCGTGGCCCGCAAGCCCCGGTGCCGCTGGCACAGCTCCGCCGCGTACCAGCCATGGGCGCCGCCCAGGTCCAGGAGGTTCCGGGCGCCTCGGGGCAGCGGAATGGCCCCGGCGACCTCGGGCGCCGCCAGCCGCGCGAGCTGGTGCATGGCGTGGATGTAGTCGCGCCAGCGCGGGTCGTCCGGGGCGAAGTCATGGATGTCCACCGCCTCGCCGGAGCGCACCACGCCCTCCAGCCCCGTCCACCAATCCCACTGCGCGTAGTTGAACTCCAGGAAGGCCCCCACGTACTGGGGCGAGCGCGGGTCCAGCCACCGCTTCGAGCGCGACGCCAGCTTGTAGCGGCCATCGCGCTGCCGCTCCACGGCCTCGCACGCCACCAGCGCCTCCATCAGCGAGCGCGTGCCTTCGGCCGACAGCTTCAGGCGCGTCGCGAGCGCCTCGGATGTCGCGGCCCCATCCGCCAGCGCCTGGTACACCCCCAGCCGCACCCCCGCCATCAAGGTGCGCGACGCCATCATCCCGAAGAAGGCGTGGGCCAGGGGCTGCGGCGCCAGATTGAACCAGTCCGCCACGCGCTCCAGCAGGTTGTCCGCCTTGAGCCCCAGCCTCATGCGCGCGTCCCCTAGCGTTTGCGGCGGGGCAGGGCCATCCCCGCCAATCCCACCAGCACGAGCGCGGCCTCCGCGCCCATCACACAGCCTACTTGCTCCGCCTTGCGCACACCCGTGTAGCGGCAGGTGCCGTCCTCGCA from Myxococcus stipitatus carries:
- a CDS encoding Uma2 family endonuclease encodes the protein MAYGKRETEGVATLADIEALPEGVVGEIIDGTLYVHAQPRPGHMDILGSLHAELWGAFQQGRGGPGGWWIQVEPGIELEGSPEFIPDVAGWRKERIARLPSTSWRLAPDWACEILSPSTRGYDQRIKRPFYARIGIRHLWFIDVESRTLTVSELRDGHWTELGVYGDDDVIRAAPFEEVELRLGELWPLVESSDAR
- a CDS encoding SDR family oxidoreductase, whose protein sequence is MKKVLVLGATSAIAQATVRLLAARGASLYLVGRNAANLDAVTKDAATRGAAKVESKAVDLNDFATHEALVEGAFQALGGLDGVVLAHGVLGDQAESQATWTATEAVLRTNFMSAVSLLTPLANRFEAQKAGTLVVISSVAGDRGRQSNYVYGASKGALNVFLQGLRNRLAKSNVAVVTVKPGFVDTPMTAHLPKNKLFASPEKVARGLLRAADSRKNEVYVPGIWALIMLIIKSIPESVFKKLKL
- a CDS encoding UbiA family prenyltransferase, which produces MRPESSLSANPADVALAVDLDGTLVRTDTLHENLLVLFKRAPWLLLLMPLWVLKGKSYFKAEVARRAALDARHLPYNEELLAYLQEEKAKGRKLVLATAADQRIADAVAAHLGIFSEVHASNGTQNLSGTRKLAKLKAALGTFDYAGNDAVDLPLWRESREVVVVNAPPSVLKQAQGLGRPVARVFEKPSRSLRVWVKALRVHQWAKNALVFVPMLAAHKAASVNLVTEAALGFVAFSLCASSVYVLNDLLDLEADRRHPSKKKRPFAACTLPVSVGVVLAPVLLIAGAAVCLLLPPAFGALLAAYYALTLAYSLRLKQVVMLDVLVLAGLYTVRIFGGSLAVGVPTSSWLLMFSMFLFLSLALVKRLSEVRRLRQSNETSAHGRGYLSQDYEQLASLGAAAGQVSVLVLALYISSKEVTAYYDHPERLWLLCPVMLYWVGRVWVLAHRGEVNEDPLVFALKDRVSYAVGAVAALVLWAAT
- a CDS encoding methyltransferase: MRLGLKADNLLERVADWFNLAPQPLAHAFFGMMASRTLMAGVRLGVYQALADGAATSEALATRLKLSAEGTRSLMEALVACEAVERQRDGRYKLASRSKRWLDPRSPQYVGAFLEFNYAQWDWWTGLEGVVRSGEAVDIHDFAPDDPRWRDYIHAMHQLARLAAPEVAGAIPLPRGARNLLDLGGAHGWYAAELCQRHRGLRATVLDLEGSARVGRDIISSAGLSHLVTHQAGDILTAELGGTYDGVLLFQVMHHLTPAQNVALLRRIRGALSPKGTLAVLEYLREDIQAPTSSAPLIGLHYFVTSGAAAYTPAEVEGFLDDAGYRIESSRPIRHLPLQTLLIARLD
- a CDS encoding FAD-binding oxidoreductase — protein: MKPLESWGRYPRVEQRTQPLTWRSDTLPEVSGPVLPHGLGRSYGDSCLNGGGTLLLTAGLDRFIAFDPSTGVVRCEAGVTLDMILRLAAPRGWFLPVTPGTKFVTVGGAIANDVHGKNHHCAGTFGRYVRRFELVRSDGSRRVCAPDENPDWYGATIGGLGLTGLITWAEVQLKPISNPYVLQETVPLANLDEFLVVARESEADYQFTMAWVDCLARGKKVGRGLLYRGNFAPPQFDGLPLAKSHLSHGIGLAVPMDMPSFCLNRLTVSAFNWLYFHRQNGRPKQRLTHYDPFFYPLDAIYGWNRIYGSRGFLQFQCVVPYSTARDALKDILERSSRGGLPSFLSVLKTFGDIPSPGWLSFPRKGVTLAMDFANRGEKTYRLVEELDRVTREAGGAVYPAKDARMSPESFAAYFPRRVEFAGYMDPAFSSSFWRRMNPVALPFSLESERAAGAPHPPSVLALR
- a CDS encoding Uma2 family endonuclease encodes the protein MAYGKRETEGVATLADIEALPEGVVGEIIDGALYAHARPGGGHVYLGLRLFGELDGPFQLGNPGPGGWWLMVEPGTRAEGSPEFVPDLAGWRRERVATLPERQWTLPPDWVCEILSPSTHTYDLNIKRPFYARLGIRHLWLIDLVSRTLTVSELRDGQWAELGVYSEGDSLIRLPPFEDVELRWGWLWRSLQRTD